TTGATGGCATCGCCTTCTTAACCCTTCTAAGGGGTTCCTCGCTGAAGCTTATAATAGCTACCCAGTCCACAGCTCCAAGGGATTTTATGGTGTCTATCACATATCCCTCATCCCCAGATACCTTGATCTCTATTAAAACTCCTACCCTCTCGACACAGAGTCTCAGAACATCCTCCAGCCTTGGTATCGGCTCCCCCCTAATCCTTATGCTGGATATCTCTGCATAGGTCTTCCTCCTAACATTTATATCGAGGCCGGCAACCCTCTTTAGATCCTCATCATGCAGGGCGATGGCAACACCATCTGAGGTTAGCTGTACATCTAGCTCAACCATATCAGAGCCCACCTCTATAGCCTTGGAGAAAGAGGCAAGCGTGTTCTCCGGTGCTAGCCCAGAAGCACCTCTATGCCCGATAACAGCGAATGGTTTTCTCGAGAGTATCTCGAGGATCTTACTTC
This is a stretch of genomic DNA from Sulfolobales archaeon. It encodes these proteins:
- a CDS encoding glycerophosphodiester phosphodiesterase; the encoded protein is MRISAALIARDAQHHRGWGLGSKILEILSRKPFAVIGHRGASGLAPENTLASFSKAIEVGSDMVELDVQLTSDGVAIALHDEDLKRVAGLDINVRRKTYAEISSIRIRGEPIPRLEDVLRLCVERVGVLIEIKVSGDEGYVIDTIKSLGAVDWVAIISFSEEPLRRVKKAMPSIPVGIIYTQPPGKIVDAKREGFEMALPRYPLATQRSIELAHRLGIKVIAWTVNDEKWVRELASRGVDGITTDYPDMAVRVRENLSKSNS